The Lysobacter sp. genome includes a window with the following:
- a CDS encoding carboxypeptidase regulatory-like domain-containing protein, which produces MTRTQGRPAARRLAPGLLALEVALALMSAQSFAAGSSGADPNGGAVEDAGFDANYDPNYDPFTELGAPPTGVVDTATPYRDRIILPERLAPLPVDGDEQNTSGAPRAVHVELIAHRSRFAGERSVELGAGFGGFWDTDALGTLSAEALVFRSDRARDGGERWRGSATLWQRGLAMPGGWAVNNGLGVLNTPMPAVLRDQYRFFLPSVPMLGASSEWQQRTRGLQLQAAVGRGGSYNGTRLSGFETGDGSVATIGAQWAWSARWTGAASLLVTDGRIVPDDQGLPAFQNTATRALLFGNRWQGARDSVAVHLQTSDTDGAQASGAWVDARADRGRFTHRYGAFHLEPELAWGAWPINNDVRGGYYRLDFNRARWSWNAGIDRIDSISGSGFDGWYGNSFLRYQASARLGYGGGLSARDSRSGSAEDSAQALQLFLDAQSRWGQTRLQYDRTHDQHDADSWQALVDHALRMREGSRLSLSAGIGELANGQSRTSRTLSLAAYGGFDLTDDVSLDGTVRWSRSQDEDASQGLDLNLGWRWRLASRWTLLGNLSESRGARRSPFALDPLTNQPVFGTLPHDRSIHVSLRYDYSAGRARQVLGGPPDAATGRIAGSVFLDDNNDGVRAASEQPVANIGIVLDDRYSVRTDDQGRFVFERVAVGTHSLEAVADNLPLPWSIDEERGRRSLQVDVRGDTIVDIGAVRPR; this is translated from the coding sequence ATGACCAGGACGCAGGGAAGACCAGCGGCTCGCCGACTTGCGCCAGGACTGCTGGCGCTCGAGGTCGCGCTCGCGCTGATGTCGGCGCAGAGTTTCGCCGCTGGATCTTCCGGCGCGGATCCGAACGGCGGCGCGGTCGAAGACGCCGGCTTCGATGCGAACTACGACCCGAACTACGATCCGTTCACCGAACTCGGCGCGCCGCCGACGGGCGTCGTCGACACCGCAACGCCCTACCGCGACCGGATCATCCTGCCGGAAAGGCTCGCGCCCTTGCCCGTGGATGGGGACGAGCAGAACACATCGGGCGCACCGCGCGCCGTGCATGTCGAACTGATCGCGCACCGCAGCCGTTTCGCGGGCGAACGCAGCGTCGAGCTCGGCGCGGGATTCGGCGGTTTCTGGGATACCGACGCGCTGGGCACGCTCTCTGCGGAGGCGCTGGTGTTCCGCAGCGATCGCGCGCGCGACGGTGGCGAGCGTTGGCGCGGCAGCGCCACGCTGTGGCAGCGCGGCCTGGCCATGCCCGGAGGCTGGGCGGTGAACAACGGGCTCGGCGTGTTGAATACGCCGATGCCGGCAGTGTTGCGCGATCAATACCGCTTCTTCCTGCCGAGCGTGCCGATGCTCGGCGCCAGCAGCGAATGGCAGCAGCGCACGCGCGGGCTGCAGCTGCAGGCCGCCGTCGGTCGCGGCGGCTCGTACAACGGCACGCGACTGAGCGGCTTCGAGACCGGCGACGGCTCGGTGGCGACCATCGGTGCGCAGTGGGCGTGGTCGGCGCGGTGGACCGGCGCGGCATCGCTGCTGGTGACCGATGGCCGCATCGTTCCCGACGACCAGGGCTTGCCCGCTTTCCAGAACACCGCCACGCGCGCGCTGCTGTTCGGCAACCGCTGGCAGGGCGCGCGCGACAGCGTCGCCGTGCATCTGCAGACCAGCGATACCGATGGCGCGCAGGCCTCCGGCGCGTGGGTCGATGCGCGCGCCGATCGCGGTCGCTTCACCCATCGCTATGGCGCGTTCCATCTCGAACCGGAGCTGGCGTGGGGCGCGTGGCCGATCAACAACGATGTCCGTGGCGGCTACTACCGTCTGGATTTCAACCGTGCGCGCTGGAGCTGGAATGCCGGCATCGATCGCATCGATTCGATTTCCGGCAGCGGCTTCGACGGCTGGTACGGCAACAGTTTCCTTCGCTATCAGGCAAGCGCGCGACTGGGCTACGGCGGCGGACTGTCCGCGCGCGACAGCCGCAGCGGCAGCGCCGAAGACAGCGCGCAGGCGCTGCAGTTGTTTCTCGACGCGCAATCGCGCTGGGGCCAGACCCGGCTGCAGTACGACCGCACGCACGACCAACACGATGCCGACAGCTGGCAGGCGCTGGTCGATCATGCGCTGCGGATGCGCGAAGGTTCACGACTGTCGCTGTCGGCAGGCATCGGCGAATTGGCCAACGGCCAGTCGCGTACCAGCCGCACGCTGTCGCTCGCGGCCTATGGCGGCTTCGATCTGACCGACGATGTTTCGCTCGACGGCACGGTCCGCTGGAGCCGCAGTCAGGACGAAGATGCGTCGCAGGGTCTCGATCTGAATCTGGGCTGGCGCTGGCGGCTTGCATCGCGCTGGACCCTGCTCGGCAATCTCAGCGAGAGTCGCGGCGCGCGGCGCTCGCCGTTCGCGCTCGATCCATTGACCAACCAGCCGGTGTTCGGAACGCTGCCGCACGACCGCTCGATCCATGTCAGCCTGCGTTACGACTACAGCGCGGGTCGCGCGCGACAAGTGCTGGGCGGCCCGCCCGATGCAGCGACGGGACGCATCGCAGGCAGCGTATTTCTCGACGACAACAACGACGGCGTGCGCGCCGCCTCCGAGCAGCCGGTCGCGAACATCGGCATCGTGCTCGACGACCGCTACAGCGTGCGTACCGACGATCAGGGCCGGTTCGTGTTCGAGCGGGTCGCGGTCGGCACGCACTCGCTCGAGGCCGTCGCGGACAACCTGCCGCTGCCGTGGTCGATCGACGAGGAGCGCGGGCGCCGGAGTCTGCAGGTCGATGTGCGCGGCGACACGATCGTCGATATCGGCGCCGTGCGTCCGCGTTGA